One segment of Myotis daubentonii chromosome 11, mMyoDau2.1, whole genome shotgun sequence DNA contains the following:
- the ZNF484 gene encoding zinc finger protein 484 isoform X2: MIHPRARAGRGERTSQFFTFLQEQQKMNEAQFPATSSEHHTEHSLMSFEDVAVELSRDEWQCLGPGQRTLYREVMLENYSHLVSMGYCITKPPVILKLEQGEEPWSLEEEFLSQTYPGYYKVDVHIEENQEKQEKPLWQVIFIDNKPQSKERQIVLDNATLFNHRRTGSREKCFDLNDCGRSCDKATIEEYDEVQMIVTHYECNESGNNFNRNLLLIQPQRTVTRHGAFESSECEENLTQSSPHLVHQKTQTGDKVCVFNGCTSASYQDLDLTIHQRTQTEEKFYQCGKHGESLHQNSLFSVHQENDIGEKAFESNECRKFFYQKAHLIQQQRTHSEEKTCECEECGKFFCSNSHTSHYPGTHMGACLYEYNECEKTSCQMSNLSEHLTVHTKEKPCNNECGESYKCALLVHQRTHTEVELYQSNEYGKSFCRMAQLKEHQRIHTEEKPNECIECGKTFSMTSHLRAHKRIHTGKKPHERIACGKTFSKKTHLSAHQRIHTGEKPYECNACGKTFPQRTHLSTHQRIYAGEKLYECSDCGRSFAHNSTLRTHQRIHTGEKLYECNACGKSFTHNSALRVHQRIHTGEKPYECNACGKTFSKTSHLSTHQRIHTGEKPYECNACGKTFSRKIHLSAHQRIHTGEKPYECNACGKTFSRKTNLSTHRRIHTGEKPYECSECGKFFARISGLRSHQRIHTGEKPYECNECGTAFAHSSTLREHQRIHTGEKPHECNECGKTFARKAVLRVHYNRRHTREKNLPCNEFGKF; this comes from the exons ttCCCAGCTACTAGTTCTGAGCATCACACAGAGCATTCACTCA TGTCATTCGAAGACGTGGCTGTGGAGCTCAGCAGGGATGAGTGGCAGTGCCTGggtcctgggcagaggaccctgTACAGAgaggtgatgctggagaactacAGCCACCTCGTCTCCATGG GGTATTGCATTACCAAACCCCCAGTGATTTTAAAGTTGGAGCAAGGTGAAGAGCCCTGGTCCTTAGAGGAAGAATTCCTAAGTCAGACGTACCCAG GATATTACAAAGTTGATGTCCACATTGAGGAGAACCAGGAAAAACAAGAGAAACCTCTTTGGCAAGTAATATTCATTGATAATAAACCACAGAGTAAAGAAAGGCAGATCGTTTTAGATAATGCAACTCTGTTTAACCACAGGAGAACTGGTTCAAGGGAGAAATGCTTTGATCTTAATGATTGTGGGAGATCCTGTGACAAAGCCACTATTGAGGAATATGATGAAGTTCAGATGATTGTGACACACTATGAATGTAATGAAAGTGGAAATAATTTCAACAGGAATTTACTCCTCATTCAACCTCAGAGAACTGTTACAAGACATGGTGCTTTTGAAAGCAGTGAATGCGAAGAAAACTTGACCCAAAGCTCACCCCATCTGGTACATCAGAAGACACAAACTGGAGATAAGGTCTGTGTTTTTAATGGATGTACAAGTGCCTCCTACCAGGACTTAGACCTTACAATACATCAGAGAACTCAGACAGAAGAGAAATTCTACCAATGTGGTAAACATGGAGAATCCTTGCATCAAAACTCACTTTTCAGTGTACATCAGGAAAATGACATAGGAGAGAAGGCATTTGAAAGTAATGAATGCAGGAAGTTCTTTTACCAGAAAGCACACCTCATTCAGCAACAGAGGACCCACTCAGAGGAGAAGACTTGTGAATGTGAGGAGTGTGGGAAATTCTTCTGTTCAAATTCACACACTAGTCATTATCCTGGAACTCATATGGGGGCCTGTCTCTATGAATATAATGAATGTGAGAAAACTTCCTGTCAGATGTCAAACCTCAGTGAACATCTGACAGTTCACACAAAAGAGAAACCTTGTAACAATGAATGTGGGGAATCTTACAAGTGCGCCCTCTTAGTTCATCAGAGAACACACACAGAGGTTGAACTCTATCAAAGTAATGAATATGGGAAATCATTCTGCAGGATGGCACAGCTCAAagaacatcagagaattcacacagaGGAGAAACCAAATGAATGTAttgaatgtgggaaaactttcTCTATGACATCACATCTCAGAGCACATAAGAGAATCCACACAGGCAAAAAGCCCCATGAACGTATTGCATGTGGGAAAACTTTCTCTAAAAAGACACACCTCAGTgcacatcagagaattcatacaggggagaaaccctatgaatgtaatgCATGTGGGAAAACTTTTCCCCAGAGGACACACCTCAGTACTCATCAGAGAATTTACGCAGGTGAGAAACTGTATGAATGTAGTGATTGTGGGAGGTCTTTTGCCCATAATTCAACCCTTAGAacacatcagagaattcacacaggTGAGAAACTGTATGAATGTAATGCATGTGGGAAAAGTTTCACTCATAATTCAGCCCTCCGAGTACATCAAAGAATTCACACTGGGGAGAAGCCATATGAATGTAATGCATGTGGGAAAACTTTCTCCAAGACATCACATCTCAGTacacatcagagaattcacacaggggagaaaccctatgaatgtaatgCATGTGGGAAAACTTTTTCCAGGAAGATACACCTCAGTgcacatcagagaattcacacaggggagaaaccctatgaatgtaatgCATGTGGGAAAACTTTTTCCCGTAAGACAAACCTCAGTACCCATCGGAGAATTCACACAGGTGAGAAACcgtatgaatgtagtgaatgtgggaagtttTTTGCCCGTATTTCTGGTCTAAGAtcacatcagagaattcacacaggggagaaaccctatgagtgtaatgaatgtgggaCAGCTTTTGCCCACAGTTCAACTCTCAGAGAGcaccagagaattcacacagGGGAGAAACCAcatgaatgtaatgaatgtgggaaaactttcGCTCGTAAGGCAGTTCTTCGGGTACATTATAACAGAAGGCACACCAGAGAGAAAAACCTTCCATGTAATGAATTTGGGAAGTTCTGA
- the ZNF484 gene encoding zinc finger protein 484 isoform X9 — protein sequence MIHPRARAGRGERTSQFFTFLQEQQKMNEAQFPATSSEHHTEHSLSNEDMNEHGSVSFEDVAVELSRDEWQCLGPGQRTLYREVMLENYSHLVSMGYCITKPPVILKLEQGEEPWSLEEEFLSQTYPGYYKVDVHIEENQEKQEKPLWQVIFIDNKPQSKERQIVLDNATLFNHRRTGSREKCFDLNDCGRSCDKATIEEYDEVQMIVTHYECNESGNNFNRNLLLIQPQRTVTRHGAFESSECEENLTQSSPHLVHQKTQTGDKVCVFNGCTSASYQDLDLTIHQRTQTEEKFYQCGKHGESLHQNSLFSVHQENDIGEKAFESNECRKFFYQKAHLIQQQRTHSEEKTCECEECGKFFCSNSHTSHYPGTHMGACLYEYNECEKTSCQMSNLSEHLTVHTKEKPCNNECGESYKCALLVHQRTHTEVELYQSNEYGKSFCRMAQLKEHQRIHTEEKPNECIECGKTFSMTSHLRAHKRIHTGKKPHERIACGKTFSKKTHLSAHQRIHTGEKPYECNACGKTFPQRTHLSTHQRIYAGFNFRILFIFTSHHESGAQLFYTSFKIYIYFY from the exons ttCCCAGCTACTAGTTCTGAGCATCACACAGAGCATTCACTCAGTAATGAAGACATGAATGAACAT GGATCAGTGTCATTCGAAGACGTGGCTGTGGAGCTCAGCAGGGATGAGTGGCAGTGCCTGggtcctgggcagaggaccctgTACAGAgaggtgatgctggagaactacAGCCACCTCGTCTCCATGG GGTATTGCATTACCAAACCCCCAGTGATTTTAAAGTTGGAGCAAGGTGAAGAGCCCTGGTCCTTAGAGGAAGAATTCCTAAGTCAGACGTACCCAG GATATTACAAAGTTGATGTCCACATTGAGGAGAACCAGGAAAAACAAGAGAAACCTCTTTGGCAAGTAATATTCATTGATAATAAACCACAGAGTAAAGAAAGGCAGATCGTTTTAGATAATGCAACTCTGTTTAACCACAGGAGAACTGGTTCAAGGGAGAAATGCTTTGATCTTAATGATTGTGGGAGATCCTGTGACAAAGCCACTATTGAGGAATATGATGAAGTTCAGATGATTGTGACACACTATGAATGTAATGAAAGTGGAAATAATTTCAACAGGAATTTACTCCTCATTCAACCTCAGAGAACTGTTACAAGACATGGTGCTTTTGAAAGCAGTGAATGCGAAGAAAACTTGACCCAAAGCTCACCCCATCTGGTACATCAGAAGACACAAACTGGAGATAAGGTCTGTGTTTTTAATGGATGTACAAGTGCCTCCTACCAGGACTTAGACCTTACAATACATCAGAGAACTCAGACAGAAGAGAAATTCTACCAATGTGGTAAACATGGAGAATCCTTGCATCAAAACTCACTTTTCAGTGTACATCAGGAAAATGACATAGGAGAGAAGGCATTTGAAAGTAATGAATGCAGGAAGTTCTTTTACCAGAAAGCACACCTCATTCAGCAACAGAGGACCCACTCAGAGGAGAAGACTTGTGAATGTGAGGAGTGTGGGAAATTCTTCTGTTCAAATTCACACACTAGTCATTATCCTGGAACTCATATGGGGGCCTGTCTCTATGAATATAATGAATGTGAGAAAACTTCCTGTCAGATGTCAAACCTCAGTGAACATCTGACAGTTCACACAAAAGAGAAACCTTGTAACAATGAATGTGGGGAATCTTACAAGTGCGCCCTCTTAGTTCATCAGAGAACACACACAGAGGTTGAACTCTATCAAAGTAATGAATATGGGAAATCATTCTGCAGGATGGCACAGCTCAAagaacatcagagaattcacacagaGGAGAAACCAAATGAATGTAttgaatgtgggaaaactttcTCTATGACATCACATCTCAGAGCACATAAGAGAATCCACACAGGCAAAAAGCCCCATGAACGTATTGCATGTGGGAAAACTTTCTCTAAAAAGACACACCTCAGTgcacatcagagaattcatacaggggagaaaccctatgaatgtaatgCATGTGGGAAAACTTTTCCCCAGAGGACACACCTCAGTACTCATCAGAGAATTTACGCAG gaTTTAACTTCAGGATTTTATTTATCTTCACATCTCATCATGAAAGTGGTGCTCAGCTCTTCtatacatcttttaaaatatatatatatttttattga
- the ZNF484 gene encoding zinc finger protein 484 isoform X6, whose protein sequence is MIHPRARAGRGERTSQFFTFLQEQQKMNEAQFPATSSEHHTEHSLSNEDMNEHGSVSFEDVAVELSRDEWQCLGPGQRTLYREVMLENYSHLVSMGYCITKPPVILKLEQGEEPWSLEEEFLSQTYPGYYKVDVHIEENQEKQEKPLWQVIFIDNKPQSKERQIVLDNATLFNHRRTGSREKCFDLNDCGRSCDKATIEEYDEVQMIVTHYECNESGNNFNRNLLLIQPQRTVTRHGAFESSECEENLTQSSPHLVHQKTQTGDKVCVFNGCTSASYQDLDLTIHQRTQTEEKFYQCGKHGESLHQNSLFSVHQENDIGEKAFESNECRKFFYQKAHLIQQQRTHSEEKTCECEECGKFFCSNSHTSHYPGTHMGACLYEYNECEKTSCQMSNLSEHLTVHTKEKPCNNECGESYKCALLVHQRTHTEVELYQSNEYGKSFCRMAQLKEHQRIHTEEKPNECIECGKTFSMTSHLRAHKRIHTGKKPHERIACGKTFSKKTHLSAHQRIHTGEKPYECNACGKTFPQRTHLSTHQRIYAGEKLYECNACGKSFTHNSALRVHQRIHTGEKPYECNACGKTFSKTSHLSTHQRIHTGEKPYECNACGKTFSRKIHLSAHQRIHTGEKPYECNACGKTFSRKTNLSTHRRIHTGEKPYECSECGKFFARISGLRSHQRIHTGEKPYECNECGTAFAHSSTLREHQRIHTGEKPHECNECGKTFARKAVLRVHYNRRHTREKNLPCNEFGKF, encoded by the exons ttCCCAGCTACTAGTTCTGAGCATCACACAGAGCATTCACTCAGTAATGAAGACATGAATGAACAT GGATCAGTGTCATTCGAAGACGTGGCTGTGGAGCTCAGCAGGGATGAGTGGCAGTGCCTGggtcctgggcagaggaccctgTACAGAgaggtgatgctggagaactacAGCCACCTCGTCTCCATGG GGTATTGCATTACCAAACCCCCAGTGATTTTAAAGTTGGAGCAAGGTGAAGAGCCCTGGTCCTTAGAGGAAGAATTCCTAAGTCAGACGTACCCAG GATATTACAAAGTTGATGTCCACATTGAGGAGAACCAGGAAAAACAAGAGAAACCTCTTTGGCAAGTAATATTCATTGATAATAAACCACAGAGTAAAGAAAGGCAGATCGTTTTAGATAATGCAACTCTGTTTAACCACAGGAGAACTGGTTCAAGGGAGAAATGCTTTGATCTTAATGATTGTGGGAGATCCTGTGACAAAGCCACTATTGAGGAATATGATGAAGTTCAGATGATTGTGACACACTATGAATGTAATGAAAGTGGAAATAATTTCAACAGGAATTTACTCCTCATTCAACCTCAGAGAACTGTTACAAGACATGGTGCTTTTGAAAGCAGTGAATGCGAAGAAAACTTGACCCAAAGCTCACCCCATCTGGTACATCAGAAGACACAAACTGGAGATAAGGTCTGTGTTTTTAATGGATGTACAAGTGCCTCCTACCAGGACTTAGACCTTACAATACATCAGAGAACTCAGACAGAAGAGAAATTCTACCAATGTGGTAAACATGGAGAATCCTTGCATCAAAACTCACTTTTCAGTGTACATCAGGAAAATGACATAGGAGAGAAGGCATTTGAAAGTAATGAATGCAGGAAGTTCTTTTACCAGAAAGCACACCTCATTCAGCAACAGAGGACCCACTCAGAGGAGAAGACTTGTGAATGTGAGGAGTGTGGGAAATTCTTCTGTTCAAATTCACACACTAGTCATTATCCTGGAACTCATATGGGGGCCTGTCTCTATGAATATAATGAATGTGAGAAAACTTCCTGTCAGATGTCAAACCTCAGTGAACATCTGACAGTTCACACAAAAGAGAAACCTTGTAACAATGAATGTGGGGAATCTTACAAGTGCGCCCTCTTAGTTCATCAGAGAACACACACAGAGGTTGAACTCTATCAAAGTAATGAATATGGGAAATCATTCTGCAGGATGGCACAGCTCAAagaacatcagagaattcacacagaGGAGAAACCAAATGAATGTAttgaatgtgggaaaactttcTCTATGACATCACATCTCAGAGCACATAAGAGAATCCACACAGGCAAAAAGCCCCATGAACGTATTGCATGTGGGAAAACTTTCTCTAAAAAGACACACCTCAGTgcacatcagagaattcatacaggggagaaaccctatgaatgtaatgCATGTGGGAAAACTTTTCCCCAGAGGACACACCTCAGTACTCATCAGAGAATTTACGCAG gTGAGAAACTGTATGAATGTAATGCATGTGGGAAAAGTTTCACTCATAATTCAGCCCTCCGAGTACATCAAAGAATTCACACTGGGGAGAAGCCATATGAATGTAATGCATGTGGGAAAACTTTCTCCAAGACATCACATCTCAGTacacatcagagaattcacacaggggagaaaccctatgaatgtaatgCATGTGGGAAAACTTTTTCCAGGAAGATACACCTCAGTgcacatcagagaattcacacaggggagaaaccctatgaatgtaatgCATGTGGGAAAACTTTTTCCCGTAAGACAAACCTCAGTACCCATCGGAGAATTCACACAGGTGAGAAACcgtatgaatgtagtgaatgtgggaagtttTTTGCCCGTATTTCTGGTCTAAGAtcacatcagagaattcacacaggggagaaaccctatgagtgtaatgaatgtgggaCAGCTTTTGCCCACAGTTCAACTCTCAGAGAGcaccagagaattcacacagGGGAGAAACCAcatgaatgtaatgaatgtgggaaaactttcGCTCGTAAGGCAGTTCTTCGGGTACATTATAACAGAAGGCACACCAGAGAGAAAAACCTTCCATGTAATGAATTTGGGAAGTTCTGA
- the ZNF484 gene encoding zinc finger protein 484 isoform X4, protein MNEAQFPATSSEHHTEHSLSNEDMNEHGSVSFEDVAVELSRDEWQCLGPGQRTLYREVMLENYSHLVSMGYCITKPPVILKLEQGEEPWSLEEEFLSQTYPGYYKVDVHIEENQEKQEKPLWQVIFIDNKPQSKERQIVLDNATLFNHRRTGSREKCFDLNDCGRSCDKATIEEYDEVQMIVTHYECNESGNNFNRNLLLIQPQRTVTRHGAFESSECEENLTQSSPHLVHQKTQTGDKVCVFNGCTSASYQDLDLTIHQRTQTEEKFYQCGKHGESLHQNSLFSVHQENDIGEKAFESNECRKFFYQKAHLIQQQRTHSEEKTCECEECGKFFCSNSHTSHYPGTHMGACLYEYNECEKTSCQMSNLSEHLTVHTKEKPCNNECGESYKCALLVHQRTHTEVELYQSNEYGKSFCRMAQLKEHQRIHTEEKPNECIECGKTFSMTSHLRAHKRIHTGKKPHERIACGKTFSKKTHLSAHQRIHTGEKPYECNACGKTFPQRTHLSTHQRIYAGEKLYECSDCGRSFAHNSTLRTHQRIHTGEKLYECNACGKSFTHNSALRVHQRIHTGEKPYECNACGKTFSKTSHLSTHQRIHTGEKPYECNACGKTFSRKIHLSAHQRIHTGEKPYECNACGKTFSRKTNLSTHRRIHTGEKPYECSECGKFFARISGLRSHQRIHTGEKPYECNECGTAFAHSSTLREHQRIHTGEKPHECNECGKTFARKAVLRVHYNRRHTREKNLPCNEFGKF, encoded by the exons ttCCCAGCTACTAGTTCTGAGCATCACACAGAGCATTCACTCAGTAATGAAGACATGAATGAACAT GGATCAGTGTCATTCGAAGACGTGGCTGTGGAGCTCAGCAGGGATGAGTGGCAGTGCCTGggtcctgggcagaggaccctgTACAGAgaggtgatgctggagaactacAGCCACCTCGTCTCCATGG GGTATTGCATTACCAAACCCCCAGTGATTTTAAAGTTGGAGCAAGGTGAAGAGCCCTGGTCCTTAGAGGAAGAATTCCTAAGTCAGACGTACCCAG GATATTACAAAGTTGATGTCCACATTGAGGAGAACCAGGAAAAACAAGAGAAACCTCTTTGGCAAGTAATATTCATTGATAATAAACCACAGAGTAAAGAAAGGCAGATCGTTTTAGATAATGCAACTCTGTTTAACCACAGGAGAACTGGTTCAAGGGAGAAATGCTTTGATCTTAATGATTGTGGGAGATCCTGTGACAAAGCCACTATTGAGGAATATGATGAAGTTCAGATGATTGTGACACACTATGAATGTAATGAAAGTGGAAATAATTTCAACAGGAATTTACTCCTCATTCAACCTCAGAGAACTGTTACAAGACATGGTGCTTTTGAAAGCAGTGAATGCGAAGAAAACTTGACCCAAAGCTCACCCCATCTGGTACATCAGAAGACACAAACTGGAGATAAGGTCTGTGTTTTTAATGGATGTACAAGTGCCTCCTACCAGGACTTAGACCTTACAATACATCAGAGAACTCAGACAGAAGAGAAATTCTACCAATGTGGTAAACATGGAGAATCCTTGCATCAAAACTCACTTTTCAGTGTACATCAGGAAAATGACATAGGAGAGAAGGCATTTGAAAGTAATGAATGCAGGAAGTTCTTTTACCAGAAAGCACACCTCATTCAGCAACAGAGGACCCACTCAGAGGAGAAGACTTGTGAATGTGAGGAGTGTGGGAAATTCTTCTGTTCAAATTCACACACTAGTCATTATCCTGGAACTCATATGGGGGCCTGTCTCTATGAATATAATGAATGTGAGAAAACTTCCTGTCAGATGTCAAACCTCAGTGAACATCTGACAGTTCACACAAAAGAGAAACCTTGTAACAATGAATGTGGGGAATCTTACAAGTGCGCCCTCTTAGTTCATCAGAGAACACACACAGAGGTTGAACTCTATCAAAGTAATGAATATGGGAAATCATTCTGCAGGATGGCACAGCTCAAagaacatcagagaattcacacagaGGAGAAACCAAATGAATGTAttgaatgtgggaaaactttcTCTATGACATCACATCTCAGAGCACATAAGAGAATCCACACAGGCAAAAAGCCCCATGAACGTATTGCATGTGGGAAAACTTTCTCTAAAAAGACACACCTCAGTgcacatcagagaattcatacaggggagaaaccctatgaatgtaatgCATGTGGGAAAACTTTTCCCCAGAGGACACACCTCAGTACTCATCAGAGAATTTACGCAGGTGAGAAACTGTATGAATGTAGTGATTGTGGGAGGTCTTTTGCCCATAATTCAACCCTTAGAacacatcagagaattcacacaggTGAGAAACTGTATGAATGTAATGCATGTGGGAAAAGTTTCACTCATAATTCAGCCCTCCGAGTACATCAAAGAATTCACACTGGGGAGAAGCCATATGAATGTAATGCATGTGGGAAAACTTTCTCCAAGACATCACATCTCAGTacacatcagagaattcacacaggggagaaaccctatgaatgtaatgCATGTGGGAAAACTTTTTCCAGGAAGATACACCTCAGTgcacatcagagaattcacacaggggagaaaccctatgaatgtaatgCATGTGGGAAAACTTTTTCCCGTAAGACAAACCTCAGTACCCATCGGAGAATTCACACAGGTGAGAAACcgtatgaatgtagtgaatgtgggaagtttTTTGCCCGTATTTCTGGTCTAAGAtcacatcagagaattcacacaggggagaaaccctatgagtgtaatgaatgtgggaCAGCTTTTGCCCACAGTTCAACTCTCAGAGAGcaccagagaattcacacagGGGAGAAACCAcatgaatgtaatgaatgtgggaaaactttcGCTCGTAAGGCAGTTCTTCGGGTACATTATAACAGAAGGCACACCAGAGAGAAAAACCTTCCATGTAATGAATTTGGGAAGTTCTGA
- the ZNF484 gene encoding zinc finger protein 484 isoform X1: MIHPRARAGRGERTSQFFTFLQEQQKMNEAQFPATSSEHHTEHSLSNEDMNEHGSVSFEDVAVELSRDEWQCLGPGQRTLYREVMLENYSHLVSMGYCITKPPVILKLEQGEEPWSLEEEFLSQTYPGYYKVDVHIEENQEKQEKPLWQVIFIDNKPQSKERQIVLDNATLFNHRRTGSREKCFDLNDCGRSCDKATIEEYDEVQMIVTHYECNESGNNFNRNLLLIQPQRTVTRHGAFESSECEENLTQSSPHLVHQKTQTGDKVCVFNGCTSASYQDLDLTIHQRTQTEEKFYQCGKHGESLHQNSLFSVHQENDIGEKAFESNECRKFFYQKAHLIQQQRTHSEEKTCECEECGKFFCSNSHTSHYPGTHMGACLYEYNECEKTSCQMSNLSEHLTVHTKEKPCNNECGESYKCALLVHQRTHTEVELYQSNEYGKSFCRMAQLKEHQRIHTEEKPNECIECGKTFSMTSHLRAHKRIHTGKKPHERIACGKTFSKKTHLSAHQRIHTGEKPYECNACGKTFPQRTHLSTHQRIYAGEKLYECSDCGRSFAHNSTLRTHQRIHTGEKLYECNACGKSFTHNSALRVHQRIHTGEKPYECNACGKTFSKTSHLSTHQRIHTGEKPYECNACGKTFSRKIHLSAHQRIHTGEKPYECNACGKTFSRKTNLSTHRRIHTGEKPYECSECGKFFARISGLRSHQRIHTGEKPYECNECGTAFAHSSTLREHQRIHTGEKPHECNECGKTFARKAVLRVHYNRRHTREKNLPCNEFGKF; this comes from the exons ttCCCAGCTACTAGTTCTGAGCATCACACAGAGCATTCACTCAGTAATGAAGACATGAATGAACAT GGATCAGTGTCATTCGAAGACGTGGCTGTGGAGCTCAGCAGGGATGAGTGGCAGTGCCTGggtcctgggcagaggaccctgTACAGAgaggtgatgctggagaactacAGCCACCTCGTCTCCATGG GGTATTGCATTACCAAACCCCCAGTGATTTTAAAGTTGGAGCAAGGTGAAGAGCCCTGGTCCTTAGAGGAAGAATTCCTAAGTCAGACGTACCCAG GATATTACAAAGTTGATGTCCACATTGAGGAGAACCAGGAAAAACAAGAGAAACCTCTTTGGCAAGTAATATTCATTGATAATAAACCACAGAGTAAAGAAAGGCAGATCGTTTTAGATAATGCAACTCTGTTTAACCACAGGAGAACTGGTTCAAGGGAGAAATGCTTTGATCTTAATGATTGTGGGAGATCCTGTGACAAAGCCACTATTGAGGAATATGATGAAGTTCAGATGATTGTGACACACTATGAATGTAATGAAAGTGGAAATAATTTCAACAGGAATTTACTCCTCATTCAACCTCAGAGAACTGTTACAAGACATGGTGCTTTTGAAAGCAGTGAATGCGAAGAAAACTTGACCCAAAGCTCACCCCATCTGGTACATCAGAAGACACAAACTGGAGATAAGGTCTGTGTTTTTAATGGATGTACAAGTGCCTCCTACCAGGACTTAGACCTTACAATACATCAGAGAACTCAGACAGAAGAGAAATTCTACCAATGTGGTAAACATGGAGAATCCTTGCATCAAAACTCACTTTTCAGTGTACATCAGGAAAATGACATAGGAGAGAAGGCATTTGAAAGTAATGAATGCAGGAAGTTCTTTTACCAGAAAGCACACCTCATTCAGCAACAGAGGACCCACTCAGAGGAGAAGACTTGTGAATGTGAGGAGTGTGGGAAATTCTTCTGTTCAAATTCACACACTAGTCATTATCCTGGAACTCATATGGGGGCCTGTCTCTATGAATATAATGAATGTGAGAAAACTTCCTGTCAGATGTCAAACCTCAGTGAACATCTGACAGTTCACACAAAAGAGAAACCTTGTAACAATGAATGTGGGGAATCTTACAAGTGCGCCCTCTTAGTTCATCAGAGAACACACACAGAGGTTGAACTCTATCAAAGTAATGAATATGGGAAATCATTCTGCAGGATGGCACAGCTCAAagaacatcagagaattcacacagaGGAGAAACCAAATGAATGTAttgaatgtgggaaaactttcTCTATGACATCACATCTCAGAGCACATAAGAGAATCCACACAGGCAAAAAGCCCCATGAACGTATTGCATGTGGGAAAACTTTCTCTAAAAAGACACACCTCAGTgcacatcagagaattcatacaggggagaaaccctatgaatgtaatgCATGTGGGAAAACTTTTCCCCAGAGGACACACCTCAGTACTCATCAGAGAATTTACGCAGGTGAGAAACTGTATGAATGTAGTGATTGTGGGAGGTCTTTTGCCCATAATTCAACCCTTAGAacacatcagagaattcacacaggTGAGAAACTGTATGAATGTAATGCATGTGGGAAAAGTTTCACTCATAATTCAGCCCTCCGAGTACATCAAAGAATTCACACTGGGGAGAAGCCATATGAATGTAATGCATGTGGGAAAACTTTCTCCAAGACATCACATCTCAGTacacatcagagaattcacacaggggagaaaccctatgaatgtaatgCATGTGGGAAAACTTTTTCCAGGAAGATACACCTCAGTgcacatcagagaattcacacaggggagaaaccctatgaatgtaatgCATGTGGGAAAACTTTTTCCCGTAAGACAAACCTCAGTACCCATCGGAGAATTCACACAGGTGAGAAACcgtatgaatgtagtgaatgtgggaagtttTTTGCCCGTATTTCTGGTCTAAGAtcacatcagagaattcacacaggggagaaaccctatgagtgtaatgaatgtgggaCAGCTTTTGCCCACAGTTCAACTCTCAGAGAGcaccagagaattcacacagGGGAGAAACCAcatgaatgtaatgaatgtgggaaaactttcGCTCGTAAGGCAGTTCTTCGGGTACATTATAACAGAAGGCACACCAGAGAGAAAAACCTTCCATGTAATGAATTTGGGAAGTTCTGA